The Longimicrobium sp. sequence GGCTCGCACTGGGCCTCGCCCGCCGGCGACGGCTGGGAGATCGCCCTGGAGGTCCGCACCCGCCCGCCGCGCCGCGAGCGGTGGCTTCTGCACGCCGTCCTGCTGCTGGCGGCCCTCTTCAGCGCCACCGTCTCCGGCGCGCTGATCGCCGGCCGCGATCCGCTGGGGCTGGCGGAGCGGGTGGTGCTCGGAGTGGCGCTCCCCGTGCCCACCGGGCTCCACGCCGCCGCGCTCCTGCCCGGACTCCTCTTCTCTATCCCGTTGATGGGCGTGCTGCTCGGGCACGAAATGGGCCACTACGTCGCGGCCAGGCGTCACAACCTGGACGCCTCGCCGCCGTACTTCATCCCCGCGCCCTTTTTCCTGAGCCTGATCGGCACGCTGGGCGCCTTTATCCGCCTGCGCTCGCCCATGCTTCACCGGCGGATGCTGATGAACGTGGGCGCGGCGGGTCCGCTGGCGGGGCTCGTTCTCGCGCTGCCGGTGGCCGCCGTGGGGCTCGCGCTGAGCGAGCCGATGGGCTCGATGCCGCACCTCCCCAGCCATCTCAACCTGGCCCCGTTCTACGGTGTCCCGCTGAGCCTGGGAGACTCGCTTCTATGGCTGGCTCTCCGCGCCGTCTTCGCGCCGGACGCCGGCGTCCTGATCCTCCACCCGATGGCGGTGGCGGGATGGGTGGGGCTCTTCTTCACCGCGATGAACCTCCTCCCCGTCGCCCAGCTCGACGGCGGCCACATCGTCTACGCCCTCCTCGGCACCCGGCGGCAGCTCGCCGTCGCGACAGTCTTCTTCGCCTCGCTGCTCGTGCTGGGGTGGTGGTGGCCGGGATGGTGGTTCTGGGCCCTGCTCGTCCTCCTGATCGGCCGCGGCCGCCTGTCGCACCCGCCCGTCCTCGACACTCGCCTTCCCCTTACCCGTGGCCAACGCGTGGCGGGGTGGGCGTGCGTCGTGTTCTTTGTGCTGGCGTTCGTGCCGATGCCGGTTACGTGAGGATTGCATGAGTTCACGGAATGTCATCCTGAGAGAGCCGCCGCCGCGTACTGGGCGGCGCACTGTACATTCCTGTGGCGAACGAAGGATCTAGCCGGCGAGGAGCGAGGCCCGGTCTTCGCCGCGGGCCCGTCGTAACGCGCAGTAGATCCTTCACTCCGCGCCTTAGGACAGAGCGCGGGACAGGACTGAGAGGCGCGTCGCTCAGGATGACAGAAAAGGGGGGCGTGCTCCTAGCCCATTCGGTCCCCCTTCTCACTCCTCGGGCGGCGTCGAGACGCACTAACGCACTCACGCACTCACGCACTAATCCCCTCCCCACACACCCATTCTTGACAAACCCTCACGCCCGCGCGGAGATTCGGTGCGGGGCCGGGCCCGACGCGGCCCAACCACGCCGCACCCCGGAGCCCCGCCGATGGCACGCCACAACCGCGAAGGGGAAGGGCAGGACCAGCACGGCCGCCGCTACCGGATCGGCTACCAGCCGGACTGGCTCCGCCAGGTCAAGGTGACGTGTGACCTGGACAACGGCCGCCAGTCCACCAAGACGCTCCTGCGCAACCCGGAGCGGCCGGCACACCCGCCCGGGCCCCGCGTGCACACGCAGGTCGACTCGGCGGAGCTGGGGCTGAGCTTCGGGCTGACGCTTCACGACGAGCGCCGCGTGGTCCGCCGCATCATCGTGGAGACCATGATCCCCGGCGAGCGCGGCGAGACCATCTCCTTCGTCGTCTCCACCCTGCCCGACGAAGAGTAGCACATCCTTTCCGGGACGCTTTTCCGGGCGCCCCGCCAACACCTTCCGCGTGAACCCTCCATGATGGTCCTGCTGGCCCAGACCGCGGCGCTCCCCTGCCCGGACACGCGCATCATGTTCGGCGTGAGCGTGGTGGTGGTGGTGAGCGTGGTGGTGTTCACCGCGGCCGTCATCGTCACGCTGCTGCGGCGCAGCGACCGGCGGCGGGCGGAGGAGGAAAAGGTGGCCGCCATCGGCACGGCGACCGCGCGCATCCTGCACCAGATCAAGAACCCGCTGCAGACCGTCGTTCTGAACGCCGACATCCTGCAGGACGAGCGCATCGTGAGCGACGCAACCGGCCGCCGCGAGGTGTGCGAGGCGATCGTCTCCGAGAGCCAGCGGCTGGTGAGCATGCTGGACGAGCTTTCGGTGTACGCCAGCGGCGCGCGGCGGGCCCTCAGCCGCCAGCCGGTGCCCGTGCACGAGATCATCGCCCAGCTCGCCCGTCAGCAGGAGCGCGACCCCGGCATGCGCGTGGACGCCGGGGTGCTAGGCAAGGCGGTCGTTCTCGCCGATCCGTACTACCTGCGGCAGGTCTTCGAGAACCTGGTGCGCAACGCCTGCGAGGCGATGCACGAACAGGACGACCGCCGCCTCACCCTGCGCGTGGAGTCGGCGGCGGGATCGGCGGAGGTGCGGGTGACGGACAACGGGCCGGGGATCGAGGCGGAGAAGCTGGACCAGATCTTTCAGCCGTTCGTGTCCAGCAAGGGGAAGGGGATGGGGCTGGGGCTCGCCATCTGCCGCGAGATCGTGGAGGGGCACGGCGGGCGGCTGGAGGTGGAGTCCACGCCGGGCGTCGGGTCAACCTTCATCGTGCGGCTTCCGCTGTACGATGCGACGGCGCTGGAGGCGGGCGCCGGGCGCGCGACCGAGGCGTGGGCGTAACGCGGGGATCGCGATTGCCTCACGCGGAGACGCGGAGACGCGGGGAGGGCGCGCGAAGCTCTCTCCGTGGCTCCGCGCCTCCGCGTGAGACCAGCCGTTCGGATCTTGAAGACACGCAAAAAGGGCGGGCGCCGGGGAAGGCGCCCGCCCTTTCTGTCTGCCGCTCGACCTGGATCAGGCCGGCTTGACCTTGCAGGTGATGCCGGTGACGCTGTAGTCCACCACCACGTTCTGGCCCGAGGTCAGGGTCGCGTTGGGGACACTGGGCGTGGCGGCGATCATCAGCGAGTCGCCGTTCGCGTAGCCCACGGGGGCGACGCCCATCGCGTAGGTGCCCGGGGTGACGTACGCCATCTTGTAGCGCGCGTCCGCCTGCGCCTTGGCCGAGAGCGTGCTCGGGCCGGTGGCGGTCGCGGTGAAGTGCGTCACGTCCGTCGCGGCGCCGCCGCAGGCCGGGAAGGCAACGCCCGTGGCCATGGTCACCAGGCCGCTGATGCCGCCCGAGAGCTGCACCTGCGTCACCGTGAACTGCGGGTTCAGGATGAGCTGCCCGCTCTTGCCGGCCACGTGCCCGAACGAGCGCGCCACGTCAAAGTCCAGCGCCACGATCCTGCTGTCGCCGTCCACCGTGAGGCCGGGGCCGGGGAAGCGGATCTTGTAGCCGCTCGCGCGCGACTTGCCGCTGGTCAGGTTGATGGTGCCCGTCGCAGTCATCCCGGCGGGGAGGCGGGCGCCCGGCGTAGCGTACACCTTGCCGTCGCGCGTCACCACGTACGCATCGCCCACGCGCACGCGGAGCTGCGAGTAGGTGCCCGCGGGGATCACGGCGTCCCTCACCAGGTCCGCCCCGGCGCCGCCCACCAGCGCCAGCAGGTCGAAGTAGGTCGAGCTGTCCGCCGCGAGCGTGAGGCGGCCGGACGTGGAGTCGGCATCCGACTCGCGCTGCAGGTACAGCTCGCTGATCTGGACCTTCACTTCCTTGAAGTCGCCCGGCGCATCGACCAGCCGGATGCTGACGCGGCTGCTACCGCTGTCCGTGCCACCGTCGCAGGCGCCGAGCGCCGCCGCGGCAAGGAGGGGAAGAAGGAAACGGGTGGCTTTGAACATCGCTGATCTCCACGAATGTGACTGCACGGTTGACCGGTTGCACCCGGTGATTCAAACCAATGACGAGCACCCGCACACCTGCGTCACATCAAATGTTCGCCTAAAACTGCTACATATCTGATCCAGAGACACCATACTACGAAAGAGCCGCGAAGAGCACTTCTCCGCGGCTTTCAGTCCCCCTCCGTGCCCTCTGTGTGATGCTGTCGTCGTTTCAATACTCGTCGTCCTCGCCCAGCATCATGCGGCGGTAGCTGTCGTAGCGGCCGAAGTCTATGCCGCCCGCATCCACGGCGGCGCGGATGGCGCAGCCGGGCTCGTGGATGTGCGTGCACGACGAGCTGTAGCGGCACTCGCCGATGAGCGGCGCGAACTCGGGAAAGTAGAAGTGGAGCTGGTCCGTGTCGATCTCCCACAGCCCCACCTCGCGCAGCCCCGGCGTGTCCGCCACGTAGCCACCGCACTCCAGCGGGATGAGCTGCGCGGTGACGGTGGTGTGGCGCCCCTTGTTGACGGCCTCGCTCACCGCCGCAACGCGCAGACCCAGCCCCGGCTGCACCACGTTGAGAAGGCTGCTCTTTCCCACGCCCGACGGCCCCGCCAGCGCCGACACTTGGCCGCAGATCGCCTCGCGCAGGGTTTCGACGCCCACGCCCTGCTTGGCGGCGGTGAAGATGATACGGTAGCCGGCGCGCTCATACGGGGCGAAGAGGGCGCGGGCGGCCTCCTCCCCCTCCACGTCCGTCTTGTTGACGACGATCAGCGGGCGCAGCTCAGCCGCCTCGGCGATCACCAGGAAGCGGTCGAGCATGCGCAGGTGGGGCGATGGGTTGGCCGCGGCGAAGACGATCAGCACCTGGTCTACGTTGGCGACGATCACCTTGGCGCGCGGCGCCTTCCCCGGCGCGCGGCGGGCGAGGACGTTGCGGCGGTCGTGGACGCTTTCGATGGTCCACGCCTCCGCGCCGGAGCCCGAGCCGCGCCCCAGCTCCACCACGTCGCCCACCACCACCTTGTCGCCGGTGCGCTCCTCGCGCTTGACCCGTCCGCGCAAAGACGCCTCGATGATCCCTTCCGCGGTTTCGATCTCGTACACTCCGCCCTGCGCGCGGAGCACCGTTCCGGTCAGCGTCGCCACTCTGTGCCTCGAAGTTGTCTCTGTGTGCCCCGTGAGAGGAAAAAGCTGAGCGCCGCACCCGGCCCGCGGGTACGGCGCTCCTGCGTTCTGCGGCGAGCCATCGGCTACGCCGCCGCGAACGAGGCCAGCGCCTCGCCCATCTCGCCCTCGCGCAGGCGCTTGAGGGCGCGGTCGCGGAGCTGGCGGATACGCTCGCGGGTCACGCCCAGGATGTCGCCGATCTCCTCCAGCGTGTGCTCGCGCCCGCCCTCCAGGCCGAAGTACAGCTTGAGCACCTTGGCGTCGCGCGGCTGAAGGGTGTTCAGCGCCCGGTCGATGCGCTCGGAGAGGAGGCGCTCCTCCACCTCGTCCTCCGTCATGATCGCCTCGTCAGCGATGAAGCGGTCCATCAGCTGGCTGTCGTCCGAGTCTCCGATGGGGGCGTCCAGGCGGATCTCGGCGGCGTTCAGCGTCTGCAGGCTCTCCACGATCTCCGGCGACAGGCCGGTCGCCTCGCTGAGCTCCTGCGGCGACGGATCGCGGCGAAGCTCCTGCTTCAGCCGCTCGCGCTCGCGAAAGATCTTGGCCAGGTCCGACGCGCGGTTGAGCGGCACGCGCACCGAGCGGCCCTGGTTGGCGAGCGCCGAAAGGATCGCCTGGCGGATCCACCACACGGCGTAGGAGATGAACTTCACCCCCTGGTCCGGATCGAACTTGCGCGCGGCCGTCACCAGGCCGACGTTCCCCTCCTGGATCAGGTCCGAGAGGGAGACGCCGCGGTTCTGGTACTTCTTGGCCACCGAGATCACGAAGCGCAGGTTGGCGCGCACCAGCTCGTTGACGGCGTCCTCCTCGCCCAGGCGCGCGCGGCGCCCCAGCTCGATCTCCTGGGGCGACGTGAGCAGCGGATGGGTGCTGACTTCCTTGAGGTACTGGTCCAGGCTGGACTGGTCCTCGTTGGCCACGCCGAAGCCGGCCTCGGACCCGCCGCCCTTCTTCCGCCGCCTCGGTGTGGTGGTGGTGCCTTTCCGCGCTGTCGCCATATCTCGATCCGTAGCTTGCGCTCGTTCCGGAGCCGTTTTCTGTGGCTGTGCCAAACGATGTAGACCCTGCAAAAGCTCTGCCCGACGCAAAACGAACCGCCCGGCGCTGGGCTGCGGCCGGGCGGGGGATGGAGGTGCCGCGGCATGCCGCCGCTTCCGCCCTCCTAACGCCGCCGTCCCGCCCCCGCGCTCCGCCCCGCCGACGCGCCACGCCCCCGCTCCCGGCATGCTCCGGAGCGGCTCTCGGGCCGGGGTGCGATCGGAAAAGTCATCCGGGCGTGTGCAAGAAGTAGGTGGCCGGGTCGGGGCGGCGCAACGTAGCGGGCGCCCCCACGGCCGTCAATGGAGAGTACCGTGCTGGCGGAGGTTGGTTCCCGGACGGCGGGGAATGGGGAATGGGGAATGGGGAATGGGGAATGGGGAATGGGGATTGGGGAATGGGGAACAGCGAGCGAAGGGCCGGGGCCTTCTGCTGGCTGTTCCTCGTCATTCCTCGTCTACTATCTGTTCCGCTTCCTCCGGCTCCTCGCCAGCCGCTCTTCTCGCCGCAGTTGCGCGGCTTCGAAGCGGAGCCGTTCCTCCTCGGTCTCGGGCAGCACCGGGGGCACGGGGGTGGGGCGTCCGCGTTCGTCCAGGGCCACGAAGGTGGCATAGCAGGTGTTGGTGTGGCGCTCCTCGCCCGTGACCGGGTTCTGGGCCAGCACCTTGACCCCGATCTCCATGCTGGTGCGCCCCGCGAAGTTCACCGACGCGTGCGCGACCACCAGCTCGCCGATGTAGATCGGCTCGTTGAACTCCACGCTGTCCATGCTCTTGGTGACCACGGGCCGGCCGGCGTGCTTCATGGCGCAGAACGCCGCCGCGCGGTCGATGAACCCCAGCAGCACCCCGCCGAACAGCGTCCCCGCGACGTTCTGGCTCTGCGGCTCCGCCAGGTCCGCGAACGTCACCTGCGACAGCCGCACCGGCCGCGGCACCTCGACGTCGGGCGCGGGGCCCTGCATGTAGATCTCGACCGGCCTGATTCTCTGTTCCACGTCCATCTCCTCTATCCCGTGATAAGAGCGCCCCGCGGATTCCGTCCGCCGGGCGCTCGAAAGATCGCTGGTCCAGCGGCGGGGAAGATGGCGCGCGGGGCCGCGGGCGCAAGGGGGCCCCCTCCCCCGCTCGTTCCTCGCGGCCCCTCCCCCAAACCGCGGGGGAGGGGCGGACGCATGCATCTACCTGCTGCGTCATCGTTCTCTGCAACGCCGGCATTGTCGAGCCGGCTTCAGCCGCCTTCGCGTAGTTCCAGCCGGGGGATTTATCCCCCGGCGCGCGCGGCGCCGCCGCCCCCGGCCGCTCCAGGCCGCCCAACACCCACCTCGCCCCCAACCTGCGAAGGCAGGTTTCCCGCGGTTGTTGCAGCGGTTTCAACCGCCGGACCACACCCGGCCCCCCGCCTCAACTGCCGTCACCCCCCCCACACCCGCCGCACTCACCACGTCAGCACGATCTTCCCAAACGTGTCGTTCGCCTCCATGCGCTCGTGGGCTTTCCGGATGTCGGCGAAGGGGTACACCGTGTCGACGACGGGGCGGATGCGGGCGGAGGAGACCAGCGGGAGCACGGCGCCGGAGAACTCGCGCGCGAGGGCGATCTTTTCCTCCAGCGGCCGGCTGCGCAGGACGGTGCCGAAGATGTGGATGCGGCGCCGCAGGAGAAGCCCCAGGTCGATCTCCGCCTTGGTGCCGGCGGTGGTGCCCACGACGACCGCCCGGCCGCGCAGCGCGAGCACCCGCAGCGACGCCTCAAGCAGCTTCCCGCCGACTAGATCCAGAAGCGCGTGGACGCCGCCCCCGTACGTGGCCTGGTTGACCGCCTCGGCCAGGTCCTCCTTGCTGGTGTCGATCCCCGTCTCCAGCCCGAACTCGCGGGCACGCTCCAGCTTCGCGGCCGAGCGCGACGTTCCGAGCACCTCCGCCCCCGCCGCACGTGCAAGCTGCAGCGCCGCGGTGCCGACCCCGCTCCCGACCGCGTGGATCAGCACGCGCTCCCCCACCTTGACGTCGAGCTGGCGAAAGAGGGCATCGTAGGAGGTGAGGAAGGCCTCGGGGATGGCGGCGGCCTCTTCGAAGCCCAGGTTCTGCGGAATGCGGATCGCCTCGCGCTCGTGCACCACCACGAACTCGGAGTGCCCGCCGCCGCCGACGATCCCCATCACCCGGTTCCCCACGGCCCACAGGCCCGCGCCCTGCCCCACCGCATCCACCTCGCCGGCGTACTCGAGCCCGGGGACGTCGGCGGGGGCGCCGGGAGGGGCGGGGTACATGCCGCGGCGCTGCAGGAGGTCCGCGCGGTTCAGCGCCGAGGCGTGCACGCGCACCCGGATCTCGCCCGGCCCCGGCTCGGGCACCGGCCGGTCTTCCTGCTCCAGCACCTCGGGGCCGCCGGGGCGGGTGATGACGATCGCTTTCATCGAAAAAAAGTGCGTGAGTGCGTTAGTGCGTGAGTGCGTTTGAACAGCGGGGGTCACGCAGAGGCGCAGAGACGCAGGGAGAGACCTCCGCGCCTACTCCTGCGTCTCTGCGCCTCTGCGTGAGATTGCGGTCTGTCGTCGGAGCAGATCTCTGGTGAGCGGCGCCACGCACTGGCGCACTAACGCACTCACGCACTACCGCGCCTCGGCCCTGAAGAACGCCTCGATCCCGCGGACGTGTGCCGTCGCGAGGCGGTCCAAGAAGGCAGGATCGCGAAGGGCGTTCTCCTCTTCCGGGATGGGCATGAAGAGCGACTCGGTGAGGGCCGAGGGGAGCCAGGTGGGGCGCACCAGGGCCAGGTTCTCGCGCAGCGCGCCGCGGTTGGGCAGAAGCGTCACGCCGACGATGTTGTCCGCCAGCGCCTGCGCCAGCGAGCGGCCGAACGGCTGGAAGTGGTACACCGCCGTGTGGAAGGCGCGGAACGGGTTCTGGGCCTCGCCGAAGGCGTTGTTGTGAACCGACACCAGGATGTCCGCGTCGCTCCGCACCGCCAGCGCCACACGGCCGCGCAGGTCCTCGGCCGAGCTGGTGGAGAACGGGGGCTCGCGGCCCGTGCGCGTCAGGATCACCTCGGCGCCGGCGGCGCGCAGCTTTTCGGCCAGCGGCAGGGAGATGGCGAGGTTGGCGTCGCCCTCGTACAGGCCGGTGGGGCCGGTGGCGCCCGCGGGCGGGTGGCCGGGGTCGATCACGATGCGCCGCCCCCGCAGCGGGTTGGCCGCGTCGATCGCCGGGCGGCGGCGGAGGCGCAGGACGAGCGCACCGTCCGCCGCGTAGAATGCCTTGTACCCCCACGGCGCGCGGGCCAGCGACAGGCGCACCCTCGCAGTGGACGGGCCGGCTGCATCCTGCGCCACGCCGGTCAGCATCGAGTCGTTCTGCGCGGTGCTGGCGGCCTGCGCCGTCACCCCGTACAGCGTTACCGTCCACTCGCGCTCGCCGGGCTCCACCAAAAAGGGCGCGCGTTGGGCCGGGATGCGGACGTCCACCCAGCGCTCGGCGGGGGTCACGGCGACGGCGCCCAGCGCGACGGGGGCCATCGGCGCCGCGGTGGTGTCGGCCACGGTCACGCCGCTCGCGTCGATCCATGCGGCGGTCGAGGGATCGAGCTGAACGCGATACTGGCTGCCGCGGCGCTCGGCCAGCGAGAGGCGCGTGCCGCGTGGGAAGAACCAGCGGTACGTGCCCGTGGGCGTGGCGCGCGCGAACACCTCCGATCCCGTCGCCAGCGTGTCCAATCCGCCACTCACCCGCGCCGAGCGCGGCGTGGTGTAGACCTGCGGCACGCCCCCCATCCCCTCGAAGTCGGGCGTGGGCTCGGGGCGGTAGGGTATGGTGTGGCTGGCCGTCTGCCCGTTCTTGGACGCGCGCAGCTCCCAGGCGCTCGCCGGCACGGCCAGGTAGGCGATGAACGCGCCGTTCGGCGCCACAGGCACCGGCGTCCCGTTGATGGTCAGCGCCGCGCCCCCCGTCCCCACCGAGCCGTAGATGAAGGCCGAGTCCCGCTTCGGACGAAGGAGGTTGCTGCCCGGCTCGATCACGCGGATGGCGAGCGGGGCCTCCACGCGCTGGATCGGCGGGAGGCCGGGCGTGAGCGGCTGATATTCCAGCGCGGCGGGCGCGGCGGGCTCGGGGCGCGGCGACGGGCCGGTCGCAGGCGTGCCGCCGCCGGGAGTGCAGGCGGCCAGGAAGAGGACGGCGGCGTACGGGCGCAGGGAGAATGACCGGGTCAACACGGGCTCCTGTGGATGCCGGCGGATCGCGGGGCAGCCGGACGGTCGGTCGCGGCGCAGCCCTGCGCGGCGGTGCAAAGGACGCGCCGGGCGCGCCCGGAGGGTTGCATCCCGGCAAAACCTTGTATATCGTTTAGCGCCATCTGTTTACCTCCTCCGCAGGCCGCGCCCGCCACGGGTCACGGCCCGCGATCTTCCTTTGCCGCATAAGAGGACGCTTCATGTACGCTCCGCGCATCGCCGTACCCTTTGCCCTCGCCGCGCTGGTGGCGCTGGCGGCCTGCTCCGACGGTCCCGCGTCGCCGGACCCGGTGGCGCCGGCCGTGACGCGCGCGGGGCAGCCAATCCCTACCCGCGCGCAGGAGCGCCCCGGCACCTGGGTAGAGCGCACGGACGAGCAGCTCTGGGCCGCCATCTCCGCCGCGGGCGGGAACGCGGCGGTGGGGCTCAAGTCGCCGGGCGGCGTACGCGGCGTGTGGCGCGGACGGGTGCTGGTGGGGCGCAGCGAGTGGTCGCAGGGGCGCGCGGCGGTCGCGTCGCAGCCGGGCGTGACGCTGGTGCGCACGGACGACCTCCTTCCCTCGATGGAGGTGAAGCTGGACGGGCCCGGAGCGCTGGCCGCCCTGCGCCGCCTTCCGTTCGTCGACTACGTGGAGCCGACGATGGTGGAGGACGGCCTCCCCGAGTTCGCGGGGGTGGGCGGATGCGGATGGGGGAGCGCGTGGACGGGCGACCGGCAGTACACCGCGTCGGGCGACGTGTACTCGCAGAAGCTCACCGCCATGCGCATCCCCGATGCGTGGACGCTGAGCAGCGGCGCGGGCGTCACCATCGGCCTCACGGACACGGGGATCTCGTCCGGCCAGGGGCAGTTCACCAGCACCTTCGCCACGGGTGAGAGCACCGGGCGCACGCTCAAGCTCCTCAAGGTTTCGTCGATGTCCAGCGTGTACGACGGCTGCGGGCACGGCACGCGCATGGCGGGCATCATCGCCGCGCCGCGCGACGGGCGCAGCGTGGGGGGCATCGCGTACCGCTCCAACTTCGTGAGCGTGCGCCAGGCGGATGGCGTGGCCACCGTATCCAGCAGCGACGCCAAGTACAGCGTGCGCACCGCGGCGGAGAACGGCGCGCGTATCGTGGTGATGGCGTGGGAGTCGCTCAACTGGTACTGGCAGGTGTCGGACGAGATCGAGTACTGGCACTACAACTACCCGATCCTCTTCTTCGGCGCCGCGGGCACCAGCGGGTGCGGCGACGGCATCCTGGACAGCAACGTCGTCTTCCCGGCCGACATGCCCGAGGTGGTGGCGGTCACGGGCGTCACGTACCCCGGCGGCGGCGTCCCCTGCGGCATCCATCACGGTTCGGACGTGGAGCTCACGGCGTACCTGGACATCCCGAGCACGGGCCAGTACACGGCGGATGTGGTGGGGATGGGCGGCAGCTCCAACGCCACCGCCGTTGTGGGCTCGGTGGCGGCGCTGGTCTGGTCGCGCACCCCCAGCCTCACGCGCGACGGCCTGCGCCAGCGCCTGATCCAGACCGCGCAGTACTATCCGAACCGGCACCCGGAAGAGGGCTATGGGGTGATCAATGCGTATCGGGCGGTGACGGGGAACTGATTGGGGAATGGGGAATGGGGAAATGGGGAATGGGAACGGCTGATCCGGTGCCGTTCCCATTCCTGCGGTTACAGCCGTATGTCTCCGCCGTCGTCCCTCTGCCGCAGGCGGGCGAGCTGGTCGCGCGATGCGGCTAGCGACTGCTCGGTGGCCGCGCGGTCGATGCGCAGGCGGAGGGTGATGGAGCCGGGCGACGGCTCGCGCTCGATGGTCACCACGTCGCCTTCGCGGGTGCCGTCGGGGAGGAGCGAGGCGGGGACGTGGAGAAGGGGGCCGTCGTCCTGCTGAACGGCGGCGATTCCTTCTTCGATGCTGTCCACCGTCCAGGTGTGGGTCATGGGCTCCTCGGGCGCGGGGTTGGCGAGGGATAGGTAGGCGCGGGGCCGCGCGCACGCAAGCGGGTTGACGGCGGCGAGGAGCGGGTGCGAAGTTCAGGTATGAACGAAACCGGAGCTCTGTGCGTCCCGCGCGTGCGCGAGGTGCTGGCGGCCCTTCTCCGCGCGGGCGGCGAGGTGGAGGCGCGGCTGGAGCGCAGCGTGGAGCCGATGGGGCTCTCGCTCGCCAAGATGGGCGCCCTGCACACCCTGGTGGAGGCGGACGGGCCCATCCCCCTCGGGCAGCTCGCGGAGCGGCTCTGCTGCGTGAAGTCCAACGTCACCCAGCTCGTGGACCGGCTGGAGGCGGAGCTCCTGGTGCGGCGCGTCCCCGATCCGGCGGACCGGCGCAGCGTCCGCGCGGAGGTCACGGACGAGGGCCGGGCACGCTACGCCGCCGCCGTCCGCGCGCGCGAGGCCGCCGAGGCCGAGCTCCTGGCTGGCTTCGGCGACGACGAGCTGGAGCGGCTCGCCGCGTGGTGCCGGCGGGTAGCGGGCGGATGATCTTCATCTCCGAAGACCCCGCGCCCTGGGACGACGACCTCGAAGCCGACTTCCCCCTGGGCGACGGCGTGGCGGACACCGGCGCCACCGTGCAGTGCCCGTACTGCGGCGAGCTGGTGGAGATCGCCCTCGACCCCGGCAGCGGCACGCGCCAGGGCTACGTGGAAGATTGCCAGGTCTGCTGCCGCCCCTGGAACGTCCACGTCGTCTATGGCCCGGACGGCACCGCCGAGGTGTGGGCGGAGGCGGCGGACGGCGAGTAGAGGGCGCACACAGTAGGGGTTCGACAGTGGTCGCTGACACAGATCGGTAACCAGTTGCCCTACATGAAGATGCAACAAAGCCGCCCCGAAAGCGTGTACAACGCGCCCGGAGCGGCCATAGATGGGTTAAGTCGTTATCCTGTTGTC is a genomic window containing:
- a CDS encoding DUF4382 domain-containing protein translates to MFKATRFLLPLLAAAALGACDGGTDSGSSRVSIRLVDAPGDFKEVKVQISELYLQRESDADSTSGRLTLAADSSTYFDLLALVGGAGADLVRDAVIPAGTYSQLRVRVGDAYVVTRDGKVYATPGARLPAGMTATGTINLTSGKSRASGYKIRFPGPGLTVDGDSRIVALDFDVARSFGHVAGKSGQLILNPQFTVTQVQLSGGISGLVTMATGVAFPACGGAATDVTHFTATATGPSTLSAKAQADARYKMAYVTPGTYAMGVAPVGYANGDSLMIAATPSVPNATLTSGQNVVVDYSVTGITCKVKPA
- a CDS encoding site-2 protease family protein translates to MPFTPLTELFASVRVVRIGDREVVFGLLIPGVAPDGPAVRRMLEGWPGSHWASPAGDGWEIALEVRTRPPRRERWLLHAVLLLAALFSATVSGALIAGRDPLGLAERVVLGVALPVPTGLHAAALLPGLLFSIPLMGVLLGHEMGHYVAARRHNLDASPPYFIPAPFFLSLIGTLGAFIRLRSPMLHRRMLMNVGAAGPLAGLVLALPVAAVGLALSEPMGSMPHLPSHLNLAPFYGVPLSLGDSLLWLALRAVFAPDAGVLILHPMAVAGWVGLFFTAMNLLPVAQLDGGHIVYALLGTRRQLAVATVFFASLLVLGWWWPGWWFWALLVLLIGRGRLSHPPVLDTRLPLTRGQRVAGWACVVFFVLAFVPMPVT
- a CDS encoding NAD(P)H-quinone oxidoreductase, which encodes MKAIVITRPGGPEVLEQEDRPVPEPGPGEIRVRVHASALNRADLLQRRGMYPAPPGAPADVPGLEYAGEVDAVGQGAGLWAVGNRVMGIVGGGGHSEFVVVHEREAIRIPQNLGFEEAAAIPEAFLTSYDALFRQLDVKVGERVLIHAVGSGVGTAALQLARAAGAEVLGTSRSAAKLERAREFGLETGIDTSKEDLAEAVNQATYGGGVHALLDLVGGKLLEASLRVLALRGRAVVVGTTAGTKAEIDLGLLLRRRIHIFGTVLRSRPLEEKIALAREFSGAVLPLVSSARIRPVVDTVYPFADIRKAHERMEANDTFGKIVLTW
- a CDS encoding RNA polymerase sigma factor RpoD/SigA; amino-acid sequence: MATARKGTTTTPRRRKKGGGSEAGFGVANEDQSSLDQYLKEVSTHPLLTSPQEIELGRRARLGEEDAVNELVRANLRFVISVAKKYQNRGVSLSDLIQEGNVGLVTAARKFDPDQGVKFISYAVWWIRQAILSALANQGRSVRVPLNRASDLAKIFRERERLKQELRRDPSPQELSEATGLSPEIVESLQTLNAAEIRLDAPIGDSDDSQLMDRFIADEAIMTEDEVEERLLSERIDRALNTLQPRDAKVLKLYFGLEGGREHTLEEIGDILGVTRERIRQLRDRALKRLREGEMGEALASFAAA
- a CDS encoding HAMP domain-containing sensor histidine kinase — its product is MMVLLAQTAALPCPDTRIMFGVSVVVVVSVVVFTAAVIVTLLRRSDRRRAEEEKVAAIGTATARILHQIKNPLQTVVLNADILQDERIVSDATGRREVCEAIVSESQRLVSMLDELSVYASGARRALSRQPVPVHEIIAQLARQQERDPGMRVDAGVLGKAVVLADPYYLRQVFENLVRNACEAMHEQDDRRLTLRVESAAGSAEVRVTDNGPGIEAEKLDQIFQPFVSSKGKGMGLGLAICREIVEGHGGRLEVESTPGVGSTFIVRLPLYDATALEAGAGRATEAWA
- a CDS encoding acyl-CoA thioesterase, with protein sequence MEQRIRPVEIYMQGPAPDVEVPRPVRLSQVTFADLAEPQSQNVAGTLFGGVLLGFIDRAAAFCAMKHAGRPVVTKSMDSVEFNEPIYIGELVVAHASVNFAGRTSMEIGVKVLAQNPVTGEERHTNTCYATFVALDERGRPTPVPPVLPETEEERLRFEAAQLRREERLARSRRKRNR
- the rsgA gene encoding ribosome small subunit-dependent GTPase A: MATLTGTVLRAQGGVYEIETAEGIIEASLRGRVKREERTGDKVVVGDVVELGRGSGSGAEAWTIESVHDRRNVLARRAPGKAPRAKVIVANVDQVLIVFAAANPSPHLRMLDRFLVIAEAAELRPLIVVNKTDVEGEEAARALFAPYERAGYRIIFTAAKQGVGVETLREAICGQVSALAGPSGVGKSSLLNVVQPGLGLRVAAVSEAVNKGRHTTVTAQLIPLECGGYVADTPGLREVGLWEIDTDQLHFYFPEFAPLIGECRYSSSCTHIHEPGCAIRAAVDAGGIDFGRYDSYRRMMLGEDDEY